One Pelagicoccus enzymogenes DNA window includes the following coding sequences:
- a CDS encoding MGH1-like glycoside hydrolase domain-containing protein has product MSKLPTDEPVPAKKVDLDKRAIEILRENSWGDYTLPTKGLYPYQWNWDSMFVALGFSEIDLDRAWTEVESLFQGQWKNGMAAHIVFRRDSPSYFPGPKVWGGTHEVATSGCSQPPVAATIVRDLYEKDPILGKERLGELFPRLMRWHRWFHTKRVISGGAAIAVTHPWESGRDNSPDWDDALDEVDPTGVTPYQRKDLGHVDADMRPTNAQYDRYIKLVEYGRECGWDHAQITREGPFAVADPGITFILMRADRDLRKLAKFLNKESAVHEIDTWLYRAEHAANYLWNDEIDAYAARNLRNGQHSDGVSSVAFLSYYGGITKPKRDARLQKTLDRILDSAPYSLPSFDPQHPKFDSRRYWRGPTWAIVNYLVARGLEEYGFAEKAKRIRLDTRKVIQDNGFYEYFDPITGAGSGGNHFTWTAAIWLAWASPMTDA; this is encoded by the coding sequence ATGAGCAAACTCCCGACAGACGAACCCGTTCCCGCCAAGAAGGTCGACCTCGACAAGCGAGCGATCGAGATCTTGCGCGAAAATTCCTGGGGCGACTACACCCTGCCCACCAAAGGACTCTATCCCTACCAATGGAACTGGGACTCAATGTTCGTAGCCCTCGGCTTCTCCGAGATCGACCTCGACCGAGCTTGGACCGAAGTCGAATCGCTCTTTCAGGGACAGTGGAAGAATGGCATGGCCGCCCACATCGTCTTCCGCCGCGACTCGCCCTCCTACTTTCCCGGCCCCAAGGTGTGGGGCGGCACCCACGAGGTCGCCACCTCCGGCTGCTCCCAGCCCCCCGTCGCCGCCACCATCGTGCGCGACCTCTACGAAAAGGATCCGATCCTCGGCAAGGAGCGCCTCGGCGAGCTCTTCCCCCGCCTCATGCGCTGGCACCGCTGGTTTCACACCAAGCGCGTCATCTCCGGCGGAGCCGCCATCGCCGTGACCCATCCCTGGGAATCCGGACGCGACAACTCGCCCGACTGGGACGACGCCCTCGACGAGGTCGACCCCACCGGCGTCACCCCCTACCAACGCAAGGACCTCGGCCACGTCGACGCCGACATGCGGCCCACCAACGCCCAGTACGACCGCTACATCAAGCTCGTCGAGTACGGACGCGAATGCGGATGGGACCACGCCCAAATCACTCGCGAAGGCCCCTTCGCCGTGGCCGACCCCGGCATCACCTTCATCCTCATGCGAGCCGACCGCGACCTGCGCAAACTCGCCAAGTTCCTCAACAAAGAGTCCGCCGTCCACGAGATCGACACCTGGCTCTACCGGGCCGAGCATGCGGCCAACTACCTCTGGAACGACGAAATCGACGCCTACGCCGCCCGCAACCTGCGCAACGGCCAACACTCCGACGGAGTCTCCTCCGTCGCCTTCCTTTCCTACTACGGGGGCATCACCAAACCGAAACGCGACGCCCGCCTGCAGAAAACACTAGACCGCATACTAGACTCCGCTCCGTACAGCCTACCTAGCTTCGACCCGCAACACCCCAAGTTCGACTCCCGCCGCTACTGGCGCGGACCCACTTGGGCCATCGTCAACTACCTCGTAGCCCGCGGGCTCGAGGAATACGGCTTCGCCGAAAAAGCCAAGCGCATCCGCCTCGATACTCGAAAAGTCATTCAAGACAACGGCTTCTACGAGTACTTCGACCCCATCACCGGGGCCGGCTCCGGAGGCAACCACTTTACTTGGACCGCCGCCATCTGGCTCGCCTGGGCCTCGCCCATGACCGACGCCTGA
- a CDS encoding abscisic acid-deficient protein Aba4 family protein has translation MTIWLVEYFGSRELNTLFWVATASSAPFWILMLFWPRSRLTHTLCRLWLAPPLLGVFYLYLLYLANDLTGLPRLEGVEMKNVRRFWAHPILFIALWMHRLAMDLFVGIWIARFARFRGWEVRFELLLVWLLGPIGTLVFAGRYWVATVISKFRARQDSEAD, from the coding sequence ATGACGATCTGGTTGGTTGAGTATTTTGGTAGTCGAGAACTCAATACGTTGTTTTGGGTGGCGACTGCGAGCTCAGCCCCGTTTTGGATTCTGATGCTGTTTTGGCCGCGTAGTCGATTGACGCATACGCTGTGTCGCCTCTGGCTGGCTCCTCCGCTACTGGGCGTTTTCTATCTTTACTTGCTCTATCTTGCCAACGACTTGACGGGGCTGCCGCGATTAGAGGGAGTGGAGATGAAGAACGTGCGCCGGTTTTGGGCGCACCCGATTCTATTCATCGCTTTGTGGATGCATCGATTGGCCATGGATCTCTTTGTGGGAATTTGGATCGCTCGCTTCGCTCGTTTTCGAGGGTGGGAAGTGCGCTTCGAATTGTTGCTGGTCTGGTTGTTGGGACCGATTGGAACCTTGGTATTTGCAGGCCGCTATTGGGTGGCGACCGTGATCAGCAAGTTCAGGGCGCGGCAGGACTCCGAAGCGGATTAG
- a CDS encoding Spy/CpxP family protein refolding chaperone, whose product MKISSIFRLVLCGLSLVAAASAWAQDKGPGRAGRAGIEGLVQQLDPSDSQREQFRAIFAESREARKAIFAKHGIEMGKGNRPDPEQMKAIQPEMAALRKETESKIQAILTEEQVAKLQELRARGNKGGKNGLKRKRKGEEEADSE is encoded by the coding sequence ATGAAAATTTCTAGCATCTTCCGTTTGGTCCTTTGTGGACTTTCTCTCGTCGCCGCCGCCAGCGCTTGGGCTCAAGACAAAGGGCCGGGGCGCGCGGGCCGGGCAGGCATCGAAGGCTTGGTACAGCAGCTGGATCCAAGCGATTCTCAGCGTGAGCAGTTTCGAGCGATCTTTGCGGAGTCGCGCGAGGCGCGTAAGGCGATCTTTGCCAAGCATGGCATCGAGATGGGCAAGGGTAACCGTCCGGATCCCGAGCAGATGAAGGCGATCCAGCCGGAGATGGCAGCCTTGCGCAAGGAAACCGAGTCGAAGATCCAGGCGATCTTGACGGAAGAGCAGGTGGCGAAGCTGCAGGAGCTGCGGGCTCGCGGCAACAAGGGTGGCAAAAATGGCCTCAAGAGAAAGAGGAAGGGCGAAGAGGAGGCCGATTCGGAATAG
- a CDS encoding DEAD/DEAH box helicase: protein MSFESLDLPDFLLRSLETLGYAEATPIQAASIPVALSGKDLLAAAQTGSGKTAAFCLPIVRKVTGEATAGKAPRHLILAPTRELAVQVGAALERYAEGAPAPVRVLVAFGGVGYDAQMKAAAAGVDVVVATPGRLIDLVERRSVELGEVQTLVLDEADRLLALGFTEELNAIMEMLPEKRQNLLFSATFPQHVVALANALLKDPERVELEAAAQPVASVAQRAIEVEGNKRTGLLRHLLEAEGWERVLVFVGSKRRADNVTAKLSKNGISALALHGDMSQDKRQRSLERFKQKKARVLMATDVAARGLDIAGLPCVINYDLPRAAADYVHRIGRTGRAGQGGVAISFVTDDMDAHFRQIEKKNKIDPIPRERLEGFEPEDWNPQDPNKGKAPVKGKRPSKKDKLRRQASKGEDRPSGDGGDVSSPWVQAMRRGKR, encoded by the coding sequence ATGTCATTTGAATCGCTTGATCTGCCGGATTTTTTGCTTCGCTCCCTCGAGACCCTCGGCTACGCGGAGGCGACTCCCATCCAAGCTGCGTCCATCCCAGTGGCCCTCTCGGGGAAGGATTTGTTGGCGGCTGCCCAAACGGGCTCGGGCAAGACGGCGGCCTTCTGCTTGCCGATCGTGCGGAAGGTGACTGGGGAGGCGACTGCGGGCAAAGCGCCCAGGCATCTGATCCTGGCGCCGACGCGAGAGCTGGCGGTGCAGGTTGGCGCCGCCTTGGAGCGTTACGCGGAGGGGGCGCCCGCTCCGGTGCGTGTCTTGGTGGCCTTTGGCGGCGTGGGCTACGATGCCCAAATGAAGGCGGCGGCCGCGGGAGTTGATGTCGTGGTTGCCACGCCAGGGCGTTTGATCGACTTGGTGGAACGTCGCTCGGTGGAGCTTGGCGAGGTGCAGACGTTGGTGTTGGACGAGGCGGATCGCTTGCTGGCCTTGGGCTTTACAGAGGAGTTGAACGCGATTATGGAAATGCTGCCGGAGAAGCGGCAAAACCTGCTCTTTTCGGCGACTTTTCCGCAGCACGTGGTCGCCTTGGCGAATGCCTTGTTGAAGGATCCGGAGCGGGTGGAATTGGAGGCGGCGGCTCAGCCGGTGGCCAGCGTCGCTCAACGAGCGATCGAGGTGGAGGGCAACAAGCGTACGGGCTTGCTGCGACATTTGCTGGAAGCGGAAGGATGGGAGCGGGTGCTGGTTTTTGTGGGGTCCAAGCGTCGAGCGGACAACGTGACGGCTAAGTTGAGCAAAAACGGGATCTCGGCTCTGGCCTTGCACGGTGACATGTCGCAGGACAAGCGGCAGCGTTCGCTGGAGCGGTTCAAGCAGAAGAAAGCTCGGGTGCTGATGGCTACGGACGTGGCGGCCCGCGGTCTCGACATCGCGGGCTTGCCCTGCGTGATCAACTACGATCTGCCCCGGGCGGCGGCGGACTACGTTCATCGCATCGGTCGCACGGGCCGTGCGGGTCAGGGCGGCGTGGCGATCAGTTTCGTGACGGACGACATGGACGCCCACTTTCGCCAGATCGAGAAGAAGAACAAGATCGACCCGATTCCGCGCGAGCGGCTGGAGGGCTTCGAGCCGGAGGATTGGAATCCGCAGGACCCGAACAAGGGCAAGGCCCCGGTGAAAGGGAAGCGTCCGAGCAAGAAGGACAAGCTGCGGCGGCAGGCTTCAAAGGGCGAGGATCGCCCTTCGGGAGATGGGGGCGATGTATCGAGCCCTTGGGTGCAGGCAATGCGCAGGGGGAAACGGTAG
- a CDS encoding magnesium-dependent phosphatase-1, translating into MKAAREFKLVVFDLDFTLWDAGGVWCDCLQPPFSLRDGKVRDASGAVVRVYEEIPPSLRALSAAGFELGIASRTTQPSWARSLLDLLKLRDCFAFEEIYPSSKVRHFAELKAASGYDYGEMLFFDDELRNVEEVGELGVRCVHVRNGFRRALLDAEISLFQ; encoded by the coding sequence GTGAAGGCAGCTCGTGAATTCAAGTTGGTCGTGTTCGACCTCGACTTTACTCTTTGGGATGCGGGAGGAGTTTGGTGCGATTGCTTGCAGCCTCCGTTTTCCCTTCGCGATGGCAAGGTACGCGATGCATCGGGCGCGGTGGTCCGCGTTTACGAGGAGATCCCACCTTCGTTGCGAGCTCTCTCCGCTGCAGGGTTCGAGCTGGGAATCGCTTCTCGCACCACGCAGCCAAGCTGGGCCCGCTCCTTGCTCGATTTGCTTAAGCTGCGTGACTGCTTTGCCTTCGAGGAAATCTACCCGTCGTCGAAAGTGAGGCACTTTGCGGAGCTGAAGGCAGCCTCGGGCTACGACTACGGGGAGATGTTGTTCTTCGACGACGAGCTCAGAAACGTGGAGGAAGTGGGGGAGCTGGGCGTGCGGTGCGTGCACGTGAGGAATGGATTTCGCCGCGCTCTCCTCGACGCGGAAATTTCGCTTTTTCAGTGA
- a CDS encoding response regulator — MSSENSSPSLPPAPNDFLQRAIPKVRQIAKLLSSLEDPDDVLRYAVEQGRHTLNFSRLSVWFFDGGFHALKGTFGVDPDGNVVDERHNKVFDHGTVGPQRQAWETEPYYFHKTDSPLRDSEGGIIARGVHFTAPLYRGGELTGYLSVDDLIESPSINAKTGPLLCLYAEVLAGQYYTKLAEQTARHATKAAERADDIKREFLGMLGHEVRTPLNAILGFAQLLCLNETSQEQRNLALTIEQSGDHLLSMLSSMMDYANLADRDLSGRYQPCDPIEIARETVDSFTQIARSKNLHITFRHLGDFEGTVMADPIGLRQILSNLVQNAIKFTDSGSVRVIAQSQPKPNGSVAIQYTVEDTGCGIAVDQRHSVFEPFKQIDSSLTRAHGGIGMGLAIVNRLVSGMRGQIQFESETLIGTSFKVDFQFDYASDAPDVHSSKIGTRSQLNKEPSKLKILIAEDNANNRLLLEHFLRQLGYPSPTQANDGETARTLIERTPYDFVLLDLQMPEVDGLTLTRMIRNGQCGSINRDVPIIGLTAHNIQYDRDRAISAGMDHYLTKPFKIEHLRDAIELACVR, encoded by the coding sequence ATGTCGTCCGAAAATTCGTCCCCATCGCTGCCCCCCGCCCCCAACGACTTTCTGCAAAGAGCGATTCCCAAGGTACGCCAGATCGCGAAACTCCTTAGTTCGCTCGAGGATCCCGACGACGTCCTGCGCTACGCCGTCGAACAAGGACGCCACACGCTCAACTTCAGCCGGCTCAGCGTCTGGTTCTTCGACGGCGGCTTCCATGCCCTGAAGGGGACTTTCGGAGTCGACCCGGACGGCAATGTCGTGGACGAGCGGCACAACAAGGTCTTCGACCACGGGACGGTCGGCCCCCAGCGTCAAGCGTGGGAAACGGAGCCCTACTACTTCCACAAGACGGACAGTCCACTGCGAGACTCCGAGGGAGGCATCATCGCCCGCGGCGTGCACTTCACCGCTCCCCTCTACCGAGGTGGCGAGCTCACCGGCTACCTATCGGTCGACGACCTTATCGAGAGCCCTTCCATCAATGCCAAGACCGGCCCACTGCTTTGCCTCTACGCCGAAGTCCTGGCCGGCCAATACTACACGAAACTCGCCGAACAAACCGCCCGCCACGCGACCAAAGCCGCCGAACGGGCCGACGACATCAAGCGCGAATTCCTAGGCATGCTGGGCCACGAAGTGCGCACGCCCCTCAACGCCATCCTCGGCTTCGCCCAACTCCTCTGCCTCAACGAAACCTCACAGGAGCAGAGAAACCTCGCCCTCACCATCGAGCAAAGCGGCGACCATCTCCTGAGCATGCTCAGCAGCATGATGGACTACGCCAACCTCGCCGACCGCGACCTGAGCGGACGCTACCAGCCCTGCGATCCCATCGAGATCGCCCGCGAAACCGTCGACTCCTTCACCCAAATCGCCCGCAGCAAAAACCTGCACATCACCTTCCGCCACCTCGGCGACTTCGAAGGCACCGTCATGGCCGACCCCATCGGCTTGCGGCAAATCCTCTCCAACCTCGTGCAAAACGCTATCAAGTTTACCGATAGCGGCAGCGTGCGCGTCATCGCCCAATCCCAACCCAAGCCCAACGGCAGCGTCGCTATCCAATACACCGTCGAGGACACCGGCTGCGGGATCGCGGTCGACCAACGTCACAGCGTTTTCGAGCCCTTCAAGCAAATCGACTCCTCGCTCACCCGCGCTCACGGCGGCATCGGCATGGGCCTAGCCATCGTTAATCGTCTCGTATCCGGAATGAGAGGACAAATCCAGTTCGAGTCCGAAACCCTCATCGGCACCTCCTTCAAAGTCGACTTCCAATTCGACTACGCCAGCGACGCCCCCGACGTGCACTCATCCAAGATCGGCACCCGCTCCCAACTCAACAAGGAGCCCTCCAAGCTGAAAATCCTCATCGCCGAAGACAACGCCAACAACCGCCTCCTGCTCGAGCACTTCCTCCGCCAGCTCGGATATCCATCCCCCACCCAAGCCAACGACGGAGAAACCGCTCGCACCCTCATCGAACGGACGCCCTACGACTTCGTGCTCTTAGACCTGCAAATGCCTGAAGTCGACGGCCTCACCCTTACCCGCATGATCCGCAACGGCCAATGCGGATCGATCAACCGCGACGTACCCATCATCGGCCTCACCGCCCACAATATCCAGTACGACCGCGATCGCGCCATTTCCGCCGGCATGGACCACTACCTCACCAAGCCCTTCAAAATCGAGCACTTGCGCGACGCCATCGAACTCGCCTGCGTCCGCTAG
- a CDS encoding xylose operon transcription regulator XylR, translating to MKAIRPQNKRRYKVALLIETSRAYGRGLLGGVARFTRENPSWSVYFEPSGFGRTTPPWLKDWQGDGILARVSDPATAELLLSRNIPLIDLRGILPDLPVPFVGVDNRSVASLAYQHFRDRGFQSFAIVGAPPAYHPHLDQRCRFFKEQVEQNGYPCATFTDTRLGRPAATWEAQQKRLGKWLKRLPDRTAILCVDDLLARETIDAATRSEISVPESLAVLGVDNDEHLCTLSPTPLSSVATDAAQIGHLAASLLHQMMTSSKKRIPMEQLIPSTEVVTRASTDILAIDSPHLPRALRYIRSHACDPISVSQVVAQTSICRSLLEKEFKRHLGRTVFKEILRTKLNHARDLLRHSNRTLEDIADASGFQSAIYLSQVFRRELGLTPGQWRRQNS from the coding sequence TTGAAAGCCATCCGCCCTCAAAACAAGCGACGCTACAAAGTCGCACTCCTCATCGAAACCTCCCGGGCCTATGGCCGAGGCTTGCTCGGGGGCGTAGCTCGCTTCACCCGCGAAAACCCAAGCTGGTCCGTCTACTTCGAACCCTCCGGCTTCGGCCGAACCACCCCGCCCTGGCTGAAGGACTGGCAAGGTGATGGAATCCTCGCCCGCGTCAGCGACCCAGCCACCGCGGAGCTCCTGCTCTCTCGCAACATCCCGCTCATCGACCTGCGCGGAATCCTGCCTGATCTCCCCGTTCCATTCGTAGGGGTGGACAACCGTAGCGTCGCCTCCCTCGCCTATCAACATTTCCGCGACCGCGGTTTCCAGAGCTTCGCCATCGTAGGAGCCCCGCCTGCCTACCACCCGCACCTGGATCAACGTTGCCGCTTCTTCAAGGAGCAGGTCGAGCAAAACGGCTACCCCTGCGCCACCTTCACCGACACCCGCCTGGGACGCCCCGCCGCCACTTGGGAAGCCCAGCAAAAACGGCTCGGAAAATGGCTAAAGAGACTGCCCGACCGCACTGCCATTCTCTGCGTGGACGACCTATTGGCCCGCGAGACGATAGACGCCGCGACGCGGTCCGAAATTTCCGTTCCCGAAAGCCTCGCCGTCCTGGGAGTAGACAACGACGAGCACCTCTGCACCCTCTCACCCACGCCCCTTTCCAGCGTCGCCACCGACGCCGCTCAAATCGGGCACCTAGCTGCCAGCTTGCTTCATCAAATGATGACTTCATCCAAAAAACGGATACCGATGGAGCAGCTTATTCCTTCCACGGAAGTCGTAACCCGCGCCTCGACCGACATCCTCGCGATCGACTCGCCCCACCTCCCCCGAGCCCTGCGTTACATTCGATCCCATGCCTGCGATCCAATCTCCGTTTCCCAAGTCGTAGCTCAAACCTCGATCTGCCGCAGCTTGCTGGAAAAGGAGTTCAAGCGCCACCTCGGGCGCACCGTCTTCAAGGAGATTCTGCGAACCAAGCTGAACCATGCCCGCGATCTCCTGCGCCACAGCAATCGCACCCTGGAGGACATCGCAGACGCCTCCGGCTTCCAGTCCGCCATCTACCTCTCCCAAGTCTTTCGACGCGAGCTGGGCCTCACCCCCGGCCAATGGCGGCGACAAAACAGCTAA
- a CDS encoding VF530 family DNA-binding protein, producing MSEAAKKDPMHGKTLKAMLTELVDKYGWEELAAKISINCFANDPSLSSSLKFLRKTPWARRKVEIAYMELIGMEPPTRKKPSPRPAAPREADRPKTNPWTGKPF from the coding sequence ATGAGCGAGGCTGCCAAAAAAGATCCGATGCATGGGAAGACCTTGAAGGCGATGCTGACTGAATTGGTCGACAAGTATGGCTGGGAGGAGCTGGCGGCGAAGATCTCTATCAACTGCTTCGCCAACGATCCCAGCTTGAGCTCCAGCTTGAAGTTTTTGCGCAAAACGCCATGGGCGCGCCGCAAGGTGGAAATCGCCTACATGGAGTTGATCGGAATGGAGCCGCCGACGCGCAAGAAGCCCTCGCCGCGACCTGCCGCGCCGCGCGAGGCGGACAGGCCGAAGACAAACCCATGGACCGGCAAGCCGTTTTAA
- a CDS encoding D-glutamate cyclase family protein, producing the protein MQDAANKDELSFARESRLAMRRGEWTGVTQFRGKDQVLANLVVISKELAYDFVVYCQRNPKPCPVIEILEPSDPEPRYSAPGADLRTDLASYRVFRNGHFEADVREIGDLWREDSVAFLIGSSLSFDNALARAGVPYSPDVWVLNSSIPTRPSGKFSGNMVVTMRWMSAEQAVIATQLTARYYNNHGAPVHIGDPAAIGADMANPIVGAPVEMIPEGVVPVFWACGVTPQVTLLEAKPDLLITHTPAHPFMCDLKVDRICLP; encoded by the coding sequence ATGCAAGATGCGGCGAATAAAGATGAGTTGAGCTTTGCGAGGGAATCTCGTTTGGCGATGCGGCGTGGGGAGTGGACGGGAGTGACGCAGTTTCGAGGTAAGGATCAGGTACTGGCCAACTTGGTGGTGATTTCAAAGGAGCTTGCCTACGATTTCGTGGTCTATTGCCAGCGCAACCCGAAGCCGTGCCCCGTGATCGAGATCTTGGAGCCTAGCGATCCCGAACCCCGCTACAGCGCCCCCGGCGCGGACTTGAGAACTGACTTGGCGAGCTACCGGGTGTTCCGCAACGGCCACTTCGAGGCGGACGTGCGCGAGATCGGCGACCTGTGGCGGGAGGACAGCGTGGCGTTTTTGATTGGGTCGAGCTTGTCCTTCGACAATGCTCTCGCGCGTGCGGGCGTCCCGTATTCTCCGGACGTATGGGTATTGAATTCTTCGATACCGACGCGACCTTCGGGAAAGTTTTCCGGCAACATGGTGGTAACCATGCGCTGGATGAGCGCGGAACAGGCGGTGATCGCCACGCAGTTGACAGCGCGCTATTACAACAACCATGGTGCTCCGGTGCACATCGGGGATCCGGCGGCGATCGGAGCCGACATGGCGAATCCTATTGTGGGTGCACCGGTGGAGATGATTCCGGAGGGAGTGGTTCCGGTGTTTTGGGCCTGTGGGGTCACGCCGCAGGTGACCTTGCTCGAGGCCAAGCCGGATCTCTTGATCACGCACACTCCCGCCCATCCGTTCATGTGCGACCTGAAGGTGGACCGGATTTGCCTGCCTTGA
- a CDS encoding aldo/keto reductase, with the protein MKLRRLGSSGMMVSPVCLGTMTFGSPVGKEEAIRIVHGAMDLGINFIDTANVYEGYSRYQGSPGGVSEEILGAALRGRREEVVLATKCGAPNGPGTHDMGLTAKTILRELDGSLRRLGTDYIDLYHIHWPDAQTPLETVLSTMETAYRQGKIRAFGVSNHFAWQLCELLWMADKRNWPKVVASQIPFSLLRRDYQNDLEFCRKHEVGVTPWQALQGGLLTGKYRRGKQAPEGSRMADSAWLSEPEDAVFDQIEATEELAKEQGLSLTEYALAWSLAQPAMTSLIVGVKSMAQVEAAVKGAEAVLPAEVLERQDAITPPPPSNAPIFKR; encoded by the coding sequence ATGAAATTGAGACGTTTGGGTTCGAGTGGCATGATGGTTTCTCCCGTTTGCTTGGGTACCATGACCTTTGGTTCGCCGGTGGGCAAGGAGGAGGCGATTCGCATCGTGCACGGTGCGATGGATTTGGGAATCAACTTCATCGATACGGCCAACGTGTACGAGGGGTATTCGCGCTATCAGGGATCGCCCGGCGGGGTTTCGGAGGAGATTTTGGGCGCGGCTTTGCGAGGTCGACGCGAAGAGGTGGTGCTGGCTACGAAGTGCGGCGCTCCCAACGGTCCGGGGACCCATGACATGGGACTGACGGCGAAGACGATTTTGCGGGAACTGGATGGGAGTCTGCGGCGATTGGGCACGGACTACATCGATCTCTACCACATTCACTGGCCGGATGCCCAGACGCCGCTCGAGACGGTGCTTTCCACCATGGAGACGGCGTATCGCCAGGGAAAAATCCGCGCCTTCGGGGTGTCGAACCACTTTGCTTGGCAGCTTTGCGAACTGCTTTGGATGGCCGACAAGCGGAATTGGCCGAAAGTGGTGGCCTCGCAAATTCCCTTCAGCTTGCTGCGGCGCGACTACCAAAACGACTTGGAGTTTTGCCGGAAGCACGAGGTGGGAGTGACGCCCTGGCAGGCCCTGCAGGGGGGATTGCTGACGGGCAAGTACCGGCGGGGGAAGCAGGCTCCAGAAGGCTCGCGCATGGCGGACAGCGCTTGGCTGTCGGAGCCGGAGGATGCGGTTTTCGACCAGATCGAGGCGACGGAGGAATTGGCTAAGGAGCAGGGATTGAGCCTGACGGAGTACGCGTTGGCCTGGAGCTTGGCCCAGCCTGCGATGACTTCATTGATCGTGGGTGTCAAGTCGATGGCCCAAGTGGAGGCCGCGGTGAAGGGAGCGGAAGCGGTGCTGCCAGCGGAGGTCTTAGAACGGCAGGATGCGATCACCCCGCCGCCACCCAGCAACGCTCCGATCTTCAAAAGATAG
- a CDS encoding Gfo/Idh/MocA family protein — MKRREFIRTAGVGAGLAWSLNAFAAKEKESAKKRSANDRINIGLIGVKNLGGKVHMPSVIGSAECQLVGICDVDANVAQDALAKAEALYAEQEGKSGYKGIKTYGDFRELLRRPDLDAVMIATPDHWHVPLAKEAIRAGLDVYVEKPLSLHIEEGRELVELLKKHPQVLQVGSQQRSQEKFIIASEFVRNGLLGEIKHVDVSIMTRSGSAEKWEPEPIPEGLDYDMWLGPAPWSEYHSERVHYNFRFVPEISGGEIANWGAHFLDTAQMGLGTDHTGPVSVRGMGQRNPVGARHTSFFDLDVDYEYANGVTMKLHSGKNGVTFFGTRGQLYVNRDELWTDPKELIREYKQRDDLAVRLRKTKGSHFQNWLSCVRSRKADDLHASAEVGHRSATLCHLANIAIDLGRPLYWNPERESFVADAHANALVNRPSRAKWRF; from the coding sequence ATGAAAAGAAGAGAATTCATCCGTACTGCTGGTGTAGGAGCGGGCCTCGCCTGGTCGCTCAACGCTTTTGCGGCTAAGGAAAAGGAAAGCGCCAAGAAACGATCTGCTAACGACCGCATTAATATCGGTTTGATCGGCGTGAAAAACTTGGGAGGCAAGGTACATATGCCGTCGGTTATCGGCTCCGCAGAATGCCAGTTGGTGGGAATTTGCGATGTCGATGCCAATGTGGCCCAAGACGCTTTGGCCAAAGCGGAAGCGCTCTACGCGGAGCAAGAAGGGAAAAGTGGATACAAGGGGATCAAGACCTACGGAGACTTTCGGGAGCTGTTGCGTCGTCCGGATTTGGACGCGGTGATGATCGCTACGCCAGACCACTGGCACGTGCCGCTCGCTAAGGAAGCGATCCGTGCGGGACTCGATGTCTATGTGGAGAAACCGCTTTCCTTGCATATCGAGGAAGGGCGGGAGTTGGTCGAGCTCTTGAAAAAGCATCCCCAGGTCCTGCAGGTCGGCAGCCAGCAACGTTCGCAGGAGAAGTTTATCATCGCCAGCGAGTTTGTACGCAATGGTCTCCTAGGAGAAATCAAGCACGTGGACGTCTCGATCATGACTCGTTCCGGCAGTGCTGAGAAATGGGAGCCGGAACCTATTCCCGAAGGACTCGACTACGATATGTGGCTGGGGCCCGCTCCTTGGTCGGAATACCACTCGGAGCGAGTACATTACAACTTTCGATTCGTTCCGGAGATCTCAGGGGGCGAAATCGCGAACTGGGGTGCACATTTTCTTGATACGGCCCAGATGGGATTGGGCACTGACCACACGGGGCCGGTTTCAGTGAGGGGTATGGGGCAGCGAAACCCGGTTGGAGCGCGGCACACGAGTTTTTTCGATCTCGATGTAGACTACGAATACGCGAATGGAGTTACCATGAAGCTGCATTCCGGAAAGAACGGGGTTACCTTTTTTGGAACGAGGGGTCAGCTCTACGTGAATCGCGATGAGCTTTGGACCGATCCGAAAGAATTGATTCGTGAATACAAGCAACGCGACGATTTGGCGGTCAGGCTCCGCAAGACCAAGGGCAGTCATTTCCAGAATTGGTTGTCCTGCGTGCGTTCGCGCAAGGCGGATGATTTGCATGCTTCCGCCGAAGTAGGACATCGTTCGGCGACGCTCTGCCACCTGGCGAATATTGCGATCGATTTAGGAAGGCCTCTCTATTGGAATCCCGAGCGAG